Part of the Fervidobacterium thailandense genome, ATGGTGAATCATTTTGAAGAGTTATTTGCGTTTGGCTGAGTTGTGGAGCGTGTTGAGTAAATGAAAGTGGAATACTGGAGAAGTTAAGCTGCGAGAGCAGTAAGGGTGATGTTTTGTTAAAGCTGAGAAAAACAGCGTTTTTGAGAGCCGAAGGATGATTTCAAAGACCGAGATTTTTATTTAAGGACGAGGGGTATACCCTCTATCAGCAAACTCTAATCATATCGTCGAACAGACCCTAAGGTTTGATACTAAATTTTACTACTCAAACTTGTTACAACTCAATACACAACTGTAACTTCGCGTTTAACTTTCTTGTGTTGCGATTCTTAAAATACGAACGAATTGTCTGATTGTTTTGGATGTGGTAGAATATAGTTAAGGTGTGTTTGATTTCTTATTTTGTCTTAAATGTGTGGATCGCTGAAATGGGAGTGTTGTAATGTCGCATCAAGACCACGGGCATACCGATCATCACGAACACATCAACGGTGATCTGACTATCGCACGCTTCACTGCGGTAGTCCTCCTAAACCTCGGAATTACACTGGCGGAAATCGTCGGTGGAATGATCTCACGGAGTTTGCTACTTATTTCCGATGCTTTTCACAATTTAACCGACGCACTTGCCGTTTTGACATCTTACGTGGCACTCCGCATCTCGGAAATCGGTCCGAACAAACGGAGTACTTTTGGTTACAAACGCGCCAACGTTGTGGTCGCTTTTGTTAATTCTTCGGTACTCTTAGTGCTAATAGCCTTCATCATTCGTGAATCCTTTGAACGTTTGTTGAACCCTCAGCGAATCAACACAGGCGTTGTTCTTGTCATTGGATGCATAGGCCTGTTGGGAAATGTACTCAGTCTTGCGCTTCTCCACCGCGGTTCACGCGAAAATATGAATGTTCGATCCGCTTTTCTTCACATGCTTTCGGACACTATTTCCTCCGTTTCCGTTATCTTGGGAGCTATTTTCATCGATAGGTTTAAGGTCTACTGGCTGGATTCGATTTTGACACTCCTTGTCGCTTCTTTTGTTGTTCGAGAAAGCTTCGGATTAGTTCTGAAAAGCTTGAACATACTGACTCAGAGAGTTCCGAAAGGTTTTGATATTGAAAAACTCGCGCAGATACTTTCAGAACATCCAATGGTTGAAAATGTCCACCACGTGCATCTCTGGGCGCTGGATGATAAAAACGTCCACTTCGAAGCCCATGTGAACCTGAAAGCGGACGTAAGACTCAGCGAGACAATGGAAATCCAACGAGAGTTGGAAAGTATCCTCGAAAAGCGAGGTGTCACGCACGTAACACTCCAATTCGAATACAACGGTTGTCCGGGTTGTGGATTAGTAAAGTACGATGAGCATGCACCAAGAAAGACAGGACATGACCATGACTCGCGGGTTTCATCATCGAACGTTCAAGGGGGAAATGGAAAATGAGCGAACGGACAAACAACTCGAAAAACAATCCGGTGGGCAAAATCGAGAACATTGTATTTGACCTTGGGAGAGTACTCGTTAAGTGGTACCCCGAGGAATATATCGAAAAGAAGTATGGAAAGGACATCGCGGAAATCATATCGATGCGCGTGCTAAACTCCCGCGAATGGTTGGAGATGGATAGAGGTCTAATAAGTGAAGATGAGCTTTGGGATATGAAGCTTAGGGAACTGAACGGTTTGAAGGACGTACTCTTGGATCTTAAAGAGAAAACTCTCGAACTGTTGCAGCCTATCGAGGAAAATGTTTCACTTTTGCCACTTCTAAAGCGGATGGGTTACCGTCTCTTTGTGCTTTCAAATTTTTCCAGATCAATGTTCAGAAAGATCCGGGAGAGGTATAAATTTTTTGAACTCTTCGACGGTTTGGTCATATCGAGCGACCACTTTACCGTAAAACCGGAGAAGAAGATTTACAAAATTCTCATCGAAACTTTCGATGTGACACCGAGCGTCTCACTCTTCATCGATGACAAGCTGGAGAACGTACAGGCCGCTCTGGAACTTGGTTTCCACGTCATACATTTAGAGAAGCCAGAAGTTTTGAGGGAGAAATTGCTTGAATATGGTATAATTGTTTCAAAAATGCTTGGAGAAGGTGGTGCCGTTTTGTGAAACTTGAAATCCTCCAAGTTGGTGGGAGCATAAGAGTTCCAGGAGCCATCGAGCAGGCATACTCGACAGTTTGCTACCTTACGGACGGTAAGCGTCACATCCTCATAGACCCTGGGGACTACGTGTCCCTAAATTTCCTTGAGGAAAGATTCGAAGACGTAGGGATTTCTCCGGAGGACATCACGGACGTCGTTCTTACGCACATTCATCTTGACCACGCGTACGCTACAAGATTCTTCCCGAACGCCACAATTCACGTGCACCCGGCGTACAAGGACAAGCCTTTTCACAAGTTTGGAACCTTCAAGAGCAAACTGTACATCGAGATGATAAACAGCTGGAAGACGGTTAACCTGATCAATGCCGGAACGCTGCTATTTGGTTCCATTAAGGTCTTCCACACACCGTGGCATGCGAAAGAACATTGCTCGTTTTTGATTGACACAGAGAACATGGGAAGAGTTCTCTACACCGGTGATATCGTAATGACGAGGGTTGAGTTTTACGAGATCTTTAGGTGGCTTAGAAAGGACGATTGTGCAAGGTTTGTAAACCGACTCGGAAGTCGGAGTGATTACATAATCTTTACACACGATGAATACATCAGATCCGCCGATTATTATTCCGCACGAAGCTGAATCGCTTTTGGGGCACGTTAAGGGAGGGATCGGGATGAGAATCGCGATGGTTTCGTACGAGGTTTATCCATTTGCGAAAGTGGGGGGACTTGCTGACGTTGTCGGTGCGCTGCCGAAATATCTTGAGAAGAAGGATATAAGTGTGGATATCTACATGCCTCTCCATAAGAAAGTAATTGAGAACCAGCAAAAGTTTGGTTACACACTTGAGAAAATCACAGAGGGCCTCTCACCAATGCACTTGTTAACAGAGGAAAGGTTTGGAATCTACAAAACGACGCTTCCCGGGGCTAAAAATGTCCACGTGTTTTTCATCTCGAACGAATATTACTTCAGCGCGGACGAAGTGTACCAAGGACCGGATCTTGCCGAGCAGGCAATTTTCTTCTCAAAATCCGTTCTGGAAGCGATCCAGAAACTCAACATCAGTTACAACGTTATCCACGTCAACGACTGGCAAACGGCCCTCATCCCCGTTTACCTCAAGACCCTTTACAGGGACAATCCCCATTTCCAGCACACCGCAACGGTCCTGACAATTCATAACCTCGGTTATCAGGGAATTTTTGATGCAAGTTACTTACGATTTGCCGGATTGCCTGAAGAACTCTACAATATTGATGGGCTCGAGTTCTACGGGCAAATTAACTTCCTCAAAGGGGGAATACTCTTTTCAGACGTCATCAACACCGTCAGTCCCACGTATGCAAAGGAAATACAAACTAAGGAGTACGGGGAAAAGCTCGACGGCGTACTGAGACTCAGATCTGCAGACCTTTATGGAATCCTCAACGGCATAGACTACGACGAATACAATCCCATGACAGATAAAAGAATTTACGTAAATTATGACCTCTCAACAGTCCACTTAAAAAAAGAAAACAAACGGCAACTACAACGTGAGCTTGGGCTACCTGAGAGGGATGTTCCACTTATAGGGATGATAAACAGGTTGGTTGACCAAAAGGGTTTGGATATTCTCGCGGAGATAATGGATTACGTTTCGTTGTTCGATATGCAGTTTGTTCTCCTTGGAACGGGTGAAAAACAGTACGAAGATATGTTCAGAAAGCTTGGAGAAAAGTATCCGGAAAAATATTCGATCAACATAAAATTTGATATCGTACTTGCCCAGAAGATATACGCTGGCGCGGATATGTTCTTGATGCCATCCCGTTACGAACCGTGCGGTCTTGGACAGATGTACAGCCTTAGGTACGGGACAATTCCCATTGTTAGGTACACCGGAGGTCTGGCCGATACGATAACCGAATATAATCCTGAAACCGGGCAAGGCAACGGCTTCGGGTTCACCGAATACGACTCGGCACACCTACTGAAAGCGATCGCAAGGGCAATCTACTTTTACAGCGAAGAAAAACACTGGCAAAAACTTGTGGAGAACGCAATGAAAACCGATGTGTCGTGGGACAAGTCCGCTGGCGAGTACGTGAAACTCTACCAGAGAGCTATTTCGAAGATCAAATGATTTCTTAAGTAACTCGAGGTGAAGGAGGAATCGACATGCCCGAGTACAGGAAGGACCCCGTCGTGAAGCGCTGGGTTATCATCTCCACCGAGCGCGCAAAGAGGCCTCACGACTTCCAAGTTCAACCGGAAGAAATCAAGGTTTCGTTCTGCCCATTTGACTACGGCAACGAGCACACAACTCCGCCTGAAATAATAGCCTTTAGACCCGCCGACACACAGCCCAACACCCCAGGTTGGTGGGTCCGCGTTGTACCGAACAAATTCCCTGCCGTTGACCCGGAACTCGAGGTTGACAGATACGGGCACGGAATGTACGACGCGATGACGGGCTTTGGGTACCACGAAGTCATAGTGGAGACTCCTGACCACGACTCCACTTTCGCACTCTACGATTACAAACAGGCCGAAGAAGTTGTTTGGGCGTACGTCACCAGGTACCGTGCAATGGCTCAAGATCCGCGGGTGAAATACATACTAATATTCAGAAACCACGGAAAAGAAGGTGGCGCTTCATTGGCACATCCGCATAGCCAAATTATCGCAACCCCGATAGTGCCGAAAACCGTTCAAGAGGAGCTGGATGGTTCCAAGGATTATTACTCCTACAAAGAACGATGTGTATTTTGCGATATGATAAATCAGGAAAAGCTTGAAGGAAGGAGAGTAGTGGAGGAGAACGAACACTTCATCGCATTTGAACCTTACGCAGCAAGGTTCCCGTTCGAAACTTGGATCCTCCCTAAGCGACACTCTCACGACTTCGGGGCAATAACCGAGGATGAAGTTAGAACGTTTGCCCGAATCTTGAAAAACGTCCTACACAGGATCTACGTTGTTCTCAACAATCCACCGTACAACTTCCTTATCCACACCGCACCCGTATTCAACGAAGGAAAGCATTACTACCACTGGCACGTGGAGATAATTCCACGACTCACACGTGTCGCTGGCTTTGAGTGGGGGTCTGGTTTTTACATTAACCCGGTTCCACCCGAGGATGCGGCAAGGTATCTTGTCGAAAACTACGAAGAAGTAACGCAGTAAGCGGTAGTCAAGGGAATCTCAAATAGAGGAGTGAATCATCGTGGAATTCAAGATGTCGGAAGACATAAAAATCGCCGAGCTAAGGAAGAACGTAAAACACTTCATAGCCGTTCTCAGTGGAAAAGGTGGCGTTGGCAAGACAACGGTGGCCGTTAACCTTTCAACAGCACTTGCTGAAAACGGATACAAGGTGGGCTTACTTGACCTTGACATCCACGGGCCGGACGTTGTGCGGATGCTCGGAGGCAACGCGTACCCAACCATGGGAGAGGATGAGCGTATCGTTCCAGCTCTCATATTACCTAATCTCAAGGCGCTCTCCATCTCGATGCTCGTTGAAGAGGGAAAACCGATAATTTGGAGAGGACCGCTCAAGCATACGGCCATCAAACAGTTCCTTGGTGATACGGACTGGGGAGAACTGGACTTTCTCATCTTTGATTTGCCACCAGGTACCGGTGATGAGGCGCTGAGTTTGTTCCAAGTCCTGGGAACCATCGATGGTGTAATCATCGTAACCACACCACAAAAAGTTGCTCTCGACGACGTGCGAAGGGCTATTGCCTTCGTCCAAACTATGAATCAGAGGGTGCTTGGTGTTGTGGAGAATATGTCTTACATGAGATGTAAAGATGAGATCGTCTATCCTTTCGGAACCGGTGGCGCTGAGCTACTTGCGAAGGAATTCAACATACCGGTCCTTGGCAAGATTCCTATGGATCCTAAGGCTTTAGAGTTGCTGGACGAAGGAAAGCCGATAACCCTTTACTATCGTGAAAGTGAAATCGAACGTGCGTTCCGTGAACTGGCAGAAAACGTTGCAAGAGCAGCTGAAGCTTGAGAGAGTTGAAAACACCAAAGAGGTGAAGAAATCCTGTGAGGATAGAGCCACCGAGTAACGACCCAAAGTTAAAAAGTACGAACGTAAAGGGAAAGAAGCTTTCAAAAAAAGAAGCGGTTGAGCGAAAAAGCTCGAGTAGTTTTGTGAGCTTTTTTGAGGAAACCCAGGAAGAAATTGTTCAAAAAACGATCGAGGAAATGGTCAGTGAAGTTGTCGAAGCGGGTAACGATTTTGTCAGATCCCCAACGCAAGAAAATTTGAAACGGTACAAGGAAAAGATTAGGGAAGTTCTCAAGTACATAGAGAAAAACCTTTACAAGATCGCCGGTAAGTACGATTTCGGTTCGCAACCCAGACTCCACATCATCGCCGAGCAAATCGACGAAAAGCTCGAGCAAATTGCTTCACTACTCATGGAAGCTGAGAAAAACACATTAAAACTTGCCGAGAAAGTTGGGGAAATAAACGGTCTGATATTCGATTTGTACAAGTGAAGGTGTAACCTTTCAAGAACTGGAGGGACAGCACTTGAAAGAGCTCGTACTCGGACTTGTTCAGGGAGCCACGGAATTTCTTCCGATTTCCAGCTCAGGGCATTTGGCACTCTTTTCAAAGCTCATGAGTCTTCCCTCGGATCTTTCTTTTTTCGCGTTTCTCCATCTTGCAACCTTTGTAGCGGTTCTCATTTTACTCTGGCAAGACGTTGCTTCCATCTTAGTCGGACTTGTGCGATTGGATAAGAACTACTGGGTACTCACTTTAAAACTTGTCGTGTCCAGCATTCCGGCGGGAATTGTTGGATTGCTTTTCGAAGAAAAGGTAGAAAGTGCGATTTCATCTCAAAAACTGATTGGTGTCTTCTTCGTTGTTACCGCGGTCGCACTGTGGTTATCCGATAAATTTTCCGGCGAGAAAACCATGATGACGATCTCGTATAAGGATGCCTTTGTCATCGGGCTGTTTCAAGCTATTGCAATTCTTCCGGGTATATCGAGGAGTGGCTTCACACTGATCGGTGCTCTGCTAGTTGGAATGTCCCGTGTCGAGGCATTTAAATATTCGTTCCTGATGAGTCTACCTGTCACCCTTGCGGCTGGACTCCTGAAAATTCCGGAAGTTCACATGAGCGGAGTTGTCCTGGGAAGCTTTGCGGGTGCACTTTTTTCCGGACTTGTTTCTCTGATTGTCCTTAGGTACTTAACTGTTTCAGCACATCTCAAGTATTTTTCCCTTTATTTGATAGTACCGGCCGTTCTGAGTTTCTTAGTGAAGTGACAAAGTTAAGTGACAACCCAGGTTCGAGGGAGGCCATAGCGTGCATAGGTCCGTAAAATCCTTTTTGAAATCGGTACTTATCTTAGTCCTGATCTTTAGCACCGTTGGTTTGGGATTTGCGACCGAGTTCTTCATGCACACGCGAGACGGGCTGGGCTTTTGCGGAAAGCTCAATTACATACAGTACACCGTGGGATATCCATACGCCGAAATCGGTTTAGATTTTCCGCTTCATACCATATTCTCACTTCAAATATCAACCGGATTCGACCTCAAAGCCAACACTTCAACAACCAAGACCTTACCCCTGTTCACTTTCGGGAGTTTCCAGCTTGGAATTCCCCTGGAGCTCTTGCTGAAAACTGAAAAGGTGGAAACTCTCCAGGAAATCGGACGTGCAAACGTTGGGCTGTTACTTGGATACACTCAAGAACTGGTTGGTGGCGTGCCCGTTTCCGTGAGGTTTATCGCACTCTTCTCCCCTTACTATCTATACTACGATCCTGCTTACAATGTTAATATCCCGACAGTTCGCACGGAGGACGTTTTTAGAAGTAGATTTGAAATAAAGGTTTCAGCGGCAATCCAGGATATAACTTTAGGATTCGGCTATTCAGCAGCCTTCAGGTGGCTTACCTACAGATCGATGTTCATAACCGGACAAGATAGCATCTTCCTGGAGCTCAGATTCAGAATAAACTTAACCAATCCGGGAAACTAAGTACGGGTAGTAAAGTACTTCAGCCTTGTTTTCCGTGCCTTAACTTTTTGAATTCTTCGTGTTCCTTTCTCAATTCCTCGATAAGATCCGACACCTTCCACTCGAGACTGGTAGGCGTCGTACTCGCAAAAATAAGATCCCTTTCGGGGAAGTTTTCTTTAAGAATTTTCATGAGCTTTATGATTTCAAAGTTTTCAAAATTGTGGAGGATGACTATTCTCTCGTTTTCGCTCATCACTTAAACCTCCCATTTTCGGCCTTGTTCCAAAATACTCGCCGAGTTCGTTAAATAAGCGTTCAATCGCAATTTCTTTCTGTTTTGCCTCAACGATCACATCAATCCTATGACCTTGGAACATACCAACCATCCCAACAAAGTCCTCAACCTTCAACCAATTGCCGTGTTCGCCGAAGTGTTTCGGACTTTCCGGTTCAGAGGAGATGTGAAACTCGGGAATCCTATTTCCCCAGGTTTTCATGAGCTCTGGAACGGAAAATTCTGACGGATTTAGTTTGTGGTGGTAGTAATCGAACACAACAGGAAGCCCCACGGCGGAAATCTCCAGAACGTCCCCGACAGTGAAATGACGTTCATCGTTCTCCAATGCCAACCTTTCCAGAAGCCACGGGTTTTCTCTTACCCTTTCGACAAACGTTGCTTTAGAGAGTTCCTTGTTACCGTACGTTCCTCCTGTATGCACAACGACCACACCGTTTTCGTCAACCCCGAGCTCGTCGAGCAACCAAAAATGGTACTTGAGTTCCTTTAGGGAATTTACAACCACCTCCTCGCGTGGTGAGTTGAGAACGACGAACTGACCAGGATGCATAGTTATACGTATTCCTCGGCACTTGATCTCCTGAGCAAGCTCCCTTAGAATAGGTTTCAGTTCGACAAACCAGGATGCACTAAAGCTCTCGTGCGAGGCAAAAGGAATAAAGTTCGAACCCAGCCGGAAGATTCTTAAGCCAAGCCTTTGCGAAATATCGAGAAGTTTGACGAAATCTTCCCCGTTCTTGGATACAGTTCTAAGTAGGTTCTTCAAGTTCAAGCTCTTCAAAGTCAGCGTATGGTTTGTCGAAATCTTACCATCCGCCGTGGAACAGAAAAACCCGAGGCCAACTAATCCAAAATGCCAACCAAGTAGTTCCAAGTGTCTAGTCCTTGCTTCCACCAAGCTCCCCCTTCAAGATTGCTCTCTTCTTTCTGTATTCAAGGATAGGTGCATCACCCGGGATCAAGTTCTCGTTCATCTTCAGTTCACTCTTATTAGGTACCTGCGTGAGTACGACCGCTCTGTCCTGGTGGAGGACCTTTTTGTTGAACGGTATTCCCATAAGAGCTATGAGCTTGTCAAGTAATTTGATCTTCGTCAGTTTCACGTAGTATCGAACGTAAATCATGGTATTTTCCTCATCAACTGGTGCAAACACGGCTGTGACCCTCATATTCTCCATTATGTGGTTTTGCCAAATATTTGGGAACTTGAACTCCAGGTACACCTGCGATTTCGCATCCGCTGGAATTTGATCGGCTCGTCTTACCGGAGTTCCGTCATCCACACGGTTGAACACGTAAAAATAGAACATGGTATCATCTATCCACTTTACAATCGGTCCATCGACCACGGTCCTATTTCCCCGGCCGATTGTGTTGTAGTGCACGAAAGGTACGTGAACGGGATCGAGTTGATTCTCTATAGCTCTGGAATAATGAACATTCCACGGTTCCCAAAACTCAGAATACGCAAAAGAATCATCGATATCATCGAAGAACTTCGGCTGATCCGTTGGTTCACTATCACCATACCAGACCCATATAAAATCAGCCACTTCCGCAACGTGATACGACCTGACTTTAAAATTCTCCGGTACCGGTGATACGCGTCCGTTTGCGGGAATCACGCGTACCCGTCCAGAACCGTCGTATTCAAAACCGTGGAATGGGCACATCACACGGCCGTTCGGTAAATACTTCCCATGCGAAATCGAAGCTCCTCTGTGACAGCAAATGTCGGAAATACAATGTACTTTTCCACTCTCATCACGCCAGAACGCAAGTGGTACACCAAAGCGCTTGACACCTAACAGCTTCCCTTTCTTAACCTCCCTTGACGACAAAACCGCATACCATTGGTTTTTGATCATACCAACCCACCCTTCTACCCCTTCGGGAGTTTGATTCCATAAATTTCGAACGTACTACACAAAGGTTCATATGGGCAGTTTCTCATATATTCCCTACATTTCTGTGTTTGTTTTGATCCACCAGGGACATCCAACTCGTAGCCGTCTTGTAGGTCAGCTGAAATCTCGGTTATGAAACTCCGCGAGCGCTCATCAAGAAAAACTGGGACAAATTCTCCCCCTTGCGAGATTTCGTCGAGAAGTCGCTCTAACCATTTCTCGAATTCATTAACAGGAACAAACTTTCTATCGGCATTTTTGACAGCTCTACTTCTCTTTGGTTTGACTTTAAAAACATAGTTTTTAAATTCTTCAACTTCACTTTTCACATACTCGTACGCGTATTTACCATCGTCTGCTGGCTTGGTCGAAAGAAAGATTAAATAGAAATCCGCTGGTTGCTCTTTATTACTAAATTCCTGCCAGCAATTGCTAATTACGTAATCATACAAGAGAAGTTGCTCAGCGCAAGCATTTTTTACAGAGGATTTAGAACCTTTGTAGTCAATAATTGCATAAGCCGGTCTGTCAATTGGTGTCTCTTCATCAATTGCCAAATAATTCTCCTGAAGTTTGTCTATTCTGTCAACACGCGCTAAAATTGTGTACTTGCCCACAACAGTTCTGAATTCCTTTTCTAACGCTACCGTCTTTTCCGAAGACAAAACAACTGTTTTCGCTGAATTTTTCTTAGATTTTTTTCCACTTTCTTGTTCGGCAATATGATCCGATGCGTTCAATTTAACTTTGCTTGGGGAAAGTGATTTGGAGCCAAGGTATATTATTATCTTGTCCTTGTAAATGCTATCGAGAAGCGGTATGAGAGCTCCAGAAATCTCCTTCACAGTCATTTCTTTCGGAATCGCGTATTTCCATATTCCTTCAGAGTATATTGAATTGTACTCTTCCCTGATCAACCTTATCACTTCGTCCTCACGTACTTCCAAACCGACAGGTTCCTCGAACATCCTCTTAAGAACTCTATGAACAACCCAACCACGGTATATTCTTGATAGCTCGGCAA contains:
- a CDS encoding MBL fold metallo-hydrolase → MKLEILQVGGSIRVPGAIEQAYSTVCYLTDGKRHILIDPGDYVSLNFLEERFEDVGISPEDITDVVLTHIHLDHAYATRFFPNATIHVHPAYKDKPFHKFGTFKSKLYIEMINSWKTVNLINAGTLLFGSIKVFHTPWHAKEHCSFLIDTENMGRVLYTGDIVMTRVEFYEIFRWLRKDDCARFVNRLGSRSDYIIFTHDEYIRSADYYSARS
- a CDS encoding undecaprenyl-diphosphate phosphatase; translation: MKELVLGLVQGATEFLPISSSGHLALFSKLMSLPSDLSFFAFLHLATFVAVLILLWQDVASILVGLVRLDKNYWVLTLKLVVSSIPAGIVGLLFEEKVESAISSQKLIGVFFVVTAVALWLSDKFSGEKTMMTISYKDAFVIGLFQAIAILPGISRSGFTLIGALLVGMSRVEAFKYSFLMSLPVTLAAGLLKIPEVHMSGVVLGSFAGALFSGLVSLIVLRYLTVSAHLKYFSLYLIVPAVLSFLVK
- a CDS encoding HAD family hydrolase; its protein translation is MSERTNNSKNNPVGKIENIVFDLGRVLVKWYPEEYIEKKYGKDIAEIISMRVLNSREWLEMDRGLISEDELWDMKLRELNGLKDVLLDLKEKTLELLQPIEENVSLLPLLKRMGYRLFVLSNFSRSMFRKIRERYKFFELFDGLVISSDHFTVKPEKKIYKILIETFDVTPSVSLFIDDKLENVQAALELGFHVIHLEKPEVLREKLLEYGIIVSKMLGEGGAVL
- a CDS encoding cation diffusion facilitator family transporter, encoding MSHQDHGHTDHHEHINGDLTIARFTAVVLLNLGITLAEIVGGMISRSLLLISDAFHNLTDALAVLTSYVALRISEIGPNKRSTFGYKRANVVVAFVNSSVLLVLIAFIIRESFERLLNPQRINTGVVLVIGCIGLLGNVLSLALLHRGSRENMNVRSAFLHMLSDTISSVSVILGAIFIDRFKVYWLDSILTLLVASFVVRESFGLVLKSLNILTQRVPKGFDIEKLAQILSEHPMVENVHHVHLWALDDKNVHFEAHVNLKADVRLSETMEIQRELESILEKRGVTHVTLQFEYNGCPGCGLVKYDEHAPRKTGHDHDSRVSSSNVQGGNGK
- a CDS encoding YaaR family protein — protein: MRIEPPSNDPKLKSTNVKGKKLSKKEAVERKSSSSFVSFFEETQEEIVQKTIEEMVSEVVEAGNDFVRSPTQENLKRYKEKIREVLKYIEKNLYKIAGKYDFGSQPRLHIIAEQIDEKLEQIASLLMEAEKNTLKLAEKVGEINGLIFDLYK
- a CDS encoding DUF3783 domain-containing protein is translated as MSENERIVILHNFENFEIIKLMKILKENFPERDLIFASTTPTSLEWKVSDLIEELRKEHEEFKKLRHGKQG
- the galT gene encoding galactose-1-phosphate uridylyltransferase, which translates into the protein MPEYRKDPVVKRWVIISTERAKRPHDFQVQPEEIKVSFCPFDYGNEHTTPPEIIAFRPADTQPNTPGWWVRVVPNKFPAVDPELEVDRYGHGMYDAMTGFGYHEVIVETPDHDSTFALYDYKQAEEVVWAYVTRYRAMAQDPRVKYILIFRNHGKEGGASLAHPHSQIIATPIVPKTVQEELDGSKDYYSYKERCVFCDMINQEKLEGRRVVEENEHFIAFEPYAARFPFETWILPKRHSHDFGAITEDEVRTFARILKNVLHRIYVVLNNPPYNFLIHTAPVFNEGKHYYHWHVEIIPRLTRVAGFEWGSGFYINPVPPEDAARYLVENYEEVTQ
- a CDS encoding glycogen synthase, whose protein sequence is MRIAMVSYEVYPFAKVGGLADVVGALPKYLEKKDISVDIYMPLHKKVIENQQKFGYTLEKITEGLSPMHLLTEERFGIYKTTLPGAKNVHVFFISNEYYFSADEVYQGPDLAEQAIFFSKSVLEAIQKLNISYNVIHVNDWQTALIPVYLKTLYRDNPHFQHTATVLTIHNLGYQGIFDASYLRFAGLPEELYNIDGLEFYGQINFLKGGILFSDVINTVSPTYAKEIQTKEYGEKLDGVLRLRSADLYGILNGIDYDEYNPMTDKRIYVNYDLSTVHLKKENKRQLQRELGLPERDVPLIGMINRLVDQKGLDILAEIMDYVSLFDMQFVLLGTGEKQYEDMFRKLGEKYPEKYSINIKFDIVLAQKIYAGADMFLMPSRYEPCGLGQMYSLRYGTIPIVRYTGGLADTITEYNPETGQGNGFGFTEYDSAHLLKAIARAIYFYSEEKHWQKLVENAMKTDVSWDKSAGEYVKLYQRAISKIK
- the uvsE gene encoding UV DNA damage repair endonuclease UvsE; this translates as MEARTRHLELLGWHFGLVGLGFFCSTADGKISTNHTLTLKSLNLKNLLRTVSKNGEDFVKLLDISQRLGLRIFRLGSNFIPFASHESFSASWFVELKPILRELAQEIKCRGIRITMHPGQFVVLNSPREEVVVNSLKELKYHFWLLDELGVDENGVVVVHTGGTYGNKELSKATFVERVRENPWLLERLALENDERHFTVGDVLEISAVGLPVVFDYYHHKLNPSEFSVPELMKTWGNRIPEFHISSEPESPKHFGEHGNWLKVEDFVGMVGMFQGHRIDVIVEAKQKEIAIERLFNELGEYFGTRPKMGGLSDERKRENSHPPQF
- a CDS encoding aromatic ring-hydroxylating oxygenase subunit alpha; the protein is MIKNQWYAVLSSREVKKGKLLGVKRFGVPLAFWRDESGKVHCISDICCHRGASISHGKYLPNGRVMCPFHGFEYDGSGRVRVIPANGRVSPVPENFKVRSYHVAEVADFIWVWYGDSEPTDQPKFFDDIDDSFAYSEFWEPWNVHYSRAIENQLDPVHVPFVHYNTIGRGNRTVVDGPIVKWIDDTMFYFYVFNRVDDGTPVRRADQIPADAKSQVYLEFKFPNIWQNHIMENMRVTAVFAPVDEENTMIYVRYYVKLTKIKLLDKLIALMGIPFNKKVLHQDRAVVLTQVPNKSELKMNENLIPGDAPILEYRKKRAILKGELGGSKD
- a CDS encoding Mrp/NBP35 family ATP-binding protein, which gives rise to MSEDIKIAELRKNVKHFIAVLSGKGGVGKTTVAVNLSTALAENGYKVGLLDLDIHGPDVVRMLGGNAYPTMGEDERIVPALILPNLKALSISMLVEEGKPIIWRGPLKHTAIKQFLGDTDWGELDFLIFDLPPGTGDEALSLFQVLGTIDGVIIVTTPQKVALDDVRRAIAFVQTMNQRVLGVVENMSYMRCKDEIVYPFGTGGAELLAKEFNIPVLGKIPMDPKALELLDEGKPITLYYRESEIERAFRELAENVARAAEA